The following nucleotide sequence is from Paracrocinitomix mangrovi.
GGTGATAAAAGCATACGGAATTGTGTTTTCTTTTAAGGTGTCTGCATAATAATGCTCAAAACTAAAATCGATAGGATTGAATTTGCTGAGTATTTTATCATTGACATAAGTGATCCAAAATTCATCTTCTCCTGTTTTAAAAATCCCAAGAATATTATTGGATTTAAACAGTTCAGGATACTCCGGAGTTCCTTTGTAAGAGTGAGAAGTGTATCCGTTAAAATGGGTTAAACCCTGATCACTTGCAGCCCACAAACTCCCTCTTGAATCCCATTGATGAGAATACAGAGAATTTGATTTTAGCTGACTCCCACTCAAATGCATGAATACAGCATCTTTTGAAAACTGTGCAAAAATGAGTGATGGAAAGCAGATGAATAAGTAAATTATCCACTTCATTATTTATGGGTTAACCTTTATTAAACGCACCAATTTAAATGTTTTAATATAGAAATTAGCCGGCATAACATGCTTTTTGCCTGATTTATTTCGACCAACACCTATTTTAACTCTCTGTAACTCATTTCAACTAAGATTAAAATAATGATAGGATAAGTATGTATTATATTCAGTATTGTTTGGTATTTAATCTCTATTAAATTTATAGTTTTGTAACTAGCTGTAAGAAACGCTTTATTCCATGGATAAATTCACATATATCGGTAATAGCGACGTAAATGCTATTGATGATTTGTATCAGAGATACGTAGAGAACCCAGAATCAGTTGATATTCAATGGGCTAGATTTTTTGAAGGTGTAGATTTTGCAAAGACAGATTTCGAGTCAGGAGGAATTCCTGAGAACTTTCAAAAAGAGTTTAAAGTAATTAATCTAATTAACGGTTATCGTTCAAGAGGTCACTTGTTTACAAAAACAAATCCGGTAAGAGAAAGAAGAAAGTATTCTCCAACTTTAGATATAGAAAATTTTGGTTTGGAACAGTCAGATATGCAAACTGTTTTTCAGGCTGGAACAGAAGTAGGAATTGGACCTGCTACTCTAAAAGAAATTATTGACCATTTGGAATTGACCTATTGTCAATCAATAGGAATTGAGTTTGCTTACATGCGAGAGCCAGAAAGATATAACTGGTTCAAAGAGCATATTGAATTAAAGAACAGACCCAAATTTACAGCAGAAGAGAAAAAACATATTTTCAAGAAAATTAGCTCTGCAACTCTTTTTGAGCATTTCTTAGCAAAGAAATATGTGGGTCAAAAAAGATTCTCAATTGAAGGTGGAGAGGCATTGATTCCGGCATTGGATGTAGTAATTCAAAAGGCTGCAGAGTTAGGTGTAAAGGAAGTTGTAATGGGAATGGCTCACCGTGGTCGTTTAAGTACTTTGGTGAACATCTTTGGAAAAGATCATGCCTCAATTTTTAATGAGTTTGATGGTAAACAATTTGATACTGATGATTCATTTGATGGTGATGTTAAGTACCATTTAGGATATTCAACTGATGTTCAGACGTTGAGCGGAAATGAAGTTCATTTAACATTGGCACCAAACCCTTCTCACTTAGAAGCGGTTGATCCTGTAGTTCAGGGTATTGCTCGTGCTAAAATTGATGAATATTTAAAAGATGAAACTAAAATCATTCCTGTTGCTGTTCATGGTGATGCTGCAGTTGCGGGTCAGGGAATAGTTTATGAAGTTGTGCAAATGGCACAATTGGACGGATATAGAACAGGTGGAACTATTCATATTGTTGTAAATAATCAGGTAGGGTTTACTACCAATTATTTGGATGCAAGATCTTCAACTTATTGTACAGATGTAGGTAAAACTACTTTGTGTCCTGTGTTTCACGTAAATGCGGATGATGTAGAAGCGGTGGTTCAAACCTTGAGTATTGCAGTTTCATACAGACAAAAATTTGGAAGAGATGTATTCATTGATTTATTAGGATATAGAAAATATGGACATAACGAAGGTGATGAACCTAAGTTTACTCAACCAAAATTGTATAAGGCAATCGCCAAACACGCTAATCCAAGAGAAATTTATTTAAAGCAATTGATTGAAGAAGGTGTGATGTCACCAGCTGAAGGTCAAAAAGATGAAGATGAGCAAATGTCTTTGCTTGATAAATCTTACGAAGCTTCTAAAAAGCAGGATAAAGCAACTGTTTTGAATTTCCTTGAAGTTACCTGGAAAGGATACAGACATGGTAAATTAGAAGATTTTGAGAAATCTCCTTCTACTTCGGTGTCAAAAGCTAAGATTTTAGATTTAGGAAAAAAATTAGCCACACTTCCTTCAGATTTAAAGTATTTCAGAAAAATCACCAAATTATTGAATGATCGTTTGGAAATGCTTGAGTCTAACAAATTAGATTGGGGAATGGCTGAAATGTTGGCGTATGCAACATTGTTGGATGAAGGTCACCCTGTAAGGGTTTCTGGACAAGATGTTGAAAGAGGTACATTCTCACACAGACATGCTGTTGTTAAAACGGAGGATGATGAACAAGAAATAATCACCCTTAACTTGTTGAATGATAAACAAGCCAAATTCAGTATCTATAACTCTTTGCTTTCTGAGTATGGTGTTTTAGGATTTGAATATGGATATTCATTAGCAACTCCTACCGGCTTAACTATTTGGGAGGCTCAGTTTGGAGATTTCTATAATGGAGCTCAAATTATGGTTGACCAATTCATTTCTTCAGGTGAAGATAAATGGTTTGTTCAATCAGGATTGGTAATGTTGCTACCTCACGGATATGAGGGAATGGGAGGAGAGCACTCTTCAGCTAGAATTGAAAGATTTTTACAACAATGCGCCGACTTAAACTGGCAAATATGTAATCCAACAACTCCGGCTAACCACTTCCATTTATTGAGAAGACAGCTTCATAGAGAATTTAGAAAACCATTGGTTGTTTTCTCACCAAAGATGTTGTTGAGATATCCAAAAGCTGTATCTACAGTTGAAGATTTGGCTACTGGAAGTTTCCAAGAAATTTTAGATGATGATGTAACAAAATCTAAAGTGGATACTGTTGTGTTGGTTTCAGGTAAGTTTTACTATGAAGCTAAAGAAGAGGCAGAGAATAGAGGAGTTACAAATGCTGCATTCATTAGAATTGAGCAAATGTATCCTTTCCCACACCAACAGTTAAATGAATTGTTGAAAAAATACAAAAACGCTAAAAACA
It contains:
- a CDS encoding 2-oxoglutarate dehydrogenase E1 component — encoded protein: MDKFTYIGNSDVNAIDDLYQRYVENPESVDIQWARFFEGVDFAKTDFESGGIPENFQKEFKVINLINGYRSRGHLFTKTNPVRERRKYSPTLDIENFGLEQSDMQTVFQAGTEVGIGPATLKEIIDHLELTYCQSIGIEFAYMREPERYNWFKEHIELKNRPKFTAEEKKHIFKKISSATLFEHFLAKKYVGQKRFSIEGGEALIPALDVVIQKAAELGVKEVVMGMAHRGRLSTLVNIFGKDHASIFNEFDGKQFDTDDSFDGDVKYHLGYSTDVQTLSGNEVHLTLAPNPSHLEAVDPVVQGIARAKIDEYLKDETKIIPVAVHGDAAVAGQGIVYEVVQMAQLDGYRTGGTIHIVVNNQVGFTTNYLDARSSTYCTDVGKTTLCPVFHVNADDVEAVVQTLSIAVSYRQKFGRDVFIDLLGYRKYGHNEGDEPKFTQPKLYKAIAKHANPREIYLKQLIEEGVMSPAEGQKDEDEQMSLLDKSYEASKKQDKATVLNFLEVTWKGYRHGKLEDFEKSPSTSVSKAKILDLGKKLATLPSDLKYFRKITKLLNDRLEMLESNKLDWGMAEMLAYATLLDEGHPVRVSGQDVERGTFSHRHAVVKTEDDEQEIITLNLLNDKQAKFSIYNSLLSEYGVLGFEYGYSLATPTGLTIWEAQFGDFYNGAQIMVDQFISSGEDKWFVQSGLVMLLPHGYEGMGGEHSSARIERFLQQCADLNWQICNPTTPANHFHLLRRQLHREFRKPLVVFSPKMLLRYPKAVSTVEDLATGSFQEILDDDVTKSKVDTVVLVSGKFYYEAKEEAENRGVTNAAFIRIEQMYPFPHQQLNELLKKYKNAKNIFWAQEEPENMGPWRYMAMELRHLNLDVVSRPSSAAPAAGSSDLHKKRLGDLFNKLFNKIAGK